TTTATGGAGATATCAAATTTTTATACATTTCCCCAGAAAGATTGATGACAGATCTGGTTCGCGAAAGAATCAGGTACATGAAAGTAAACCTTTTTGCAATAGACGAATCGCATTGTATTTCGCAGTGGGGGTATGATTTCAGGCCGCCCTATCTGCATATTCATGAAGTTAGATCCTTACACCCTAAAGTCCCTGTTATTGCGCTTACTGCTTCCGCAACGGCTATCGTTCAGCGTGATATTGTAGAGAAACTGCATTTTAAGGATGCTAAAATCTTTAAACAAAGTTTTGCGAGAGAAAACCTTTCTTATTCGGTTTTAATACTGGAGAATAAATTGCAGAAAATGGTTCAGATCTGTAATAATCTGAAGGGGAGTGGAATTGTTTACGTAAGGACAAGAAAGGACACTGTAGAGCTCTCTAAATTTCTAAGTCAGTATGGTATTTCGGCAGCTTTTTATCATGCAGGATTAGATGCGGAAAGCAGAAACCTTACACAGAAAAAATGGATTAGTGATGAGGTTAGGGTTATTGTAGCTACAAATGCTTTCGGTATGGGGATAGATAAGCCAAATGTGCGTTTTGTTATCCATTACGAGATGCCCGAAAGTCCGGAGGCTTATTATCAGGAGGCGGGAAGGGGAGGCCGGGATGGGCAAAAGGCTTATGCGGTTATGTTTTACCAGGAACAGGATGGCCTTATTTTTCGGAAGCGATTTGATCAAAGTTTTCCACCTATAGACGAGATAAAAAAAGTCTATCATTGCTTGTGTAACTATCTGCAAATTCCTTTTGGTGCCGGTAATGGTGTCTCTTATAACTTTAATATAGCCGAGTTCTCCTCCAGATTTCAATTGGATGTTATTATGGCAATCAGTGCGATAAAAACGTTAGAAGCGAATGATTATCTGGTAATGAGCGAAAATGCATTATTGCCTTCGCGTGTGCAGTTTCTGGTTGGTGGCGAAGATCTTTACAAATTTCAGGTAGAAAATTATAAATACGATTTTTTTATCAAAAGCCTGTTG
This genomic interval from Pseudopedobacter saltans DSM 12145 contains the following:
- a CDS encoding RecQ family ATP-dependent DNA helicase, coding for MSIHQILKQYWGYDHFRPLQEDIITSVMENYDTLALLPTGGGKSICFQVPALAKEGICIVVSPLIALMKDQVENLQKRGIKALAIISGMGKREIDIALDNCVYGDIKFLYISPERLMTDLVRERIRYMKVNLFAIDESHCISQWGYDFRPPYLHIHEVRSLHPKVPVIALTASATAIVQRDIVEKLHFKDAKIFKQSFARENLSYSVLILENKLQKMVQICNNLKGSGIVYVRTRKDTVELSKFLSQYGISAAFYHAGLDAESRNLTQKKWISDEVRVIVATNAFGMGIDKPNVRFVIHYEMPESPEAYYQEAGRGGRDGQKAYAVMFYQEQDGLIFRKRFDQSFPPIDEIKKVYHCLCNYLQIPFGAGNGVSYNFNIAEFSSRFQLDVIMAISAIKTLEANDYLVMSENALLPSRVQFLVGGEDLYKFQVENYKYDFFIKSLLRIYGGVFESFVAIKESEIAKRTSFSTTEVTAILRELNKLEVITYVEKTDQPLLTFMQPRYGLENLYIDAAYYKQRKEVYQAKMDAMFGYVERNECRSQQLLRYFDEDNATECGICDVCIDNKRALQLKSKIIEELLEALRIAPLDLEQLVTASKLGTDNYRLEVIRVLLDAGEIKLTDGKYYL